A segment of the Streptomyces sp. XD-27 genome:
GAGGTGGCCCTGCCGGACGACCGGCAGCCGGCCCCCGGCGCGTACCCGCTGCACCCGGCGCTGCTCGACGCGGCCCTGCACGCGTCGGCGCTCGGCGGCCTGACCGACACATCGGACGGCAGGACGCTGCTGCCGTACGCGTGGAACAACGCGCGCACGTTCGGCACCGCGGTGGCGTCGCTGCGCGTGCGGCTCGCCCCCGCGGGCGGGAACGCGATCTGCGTGGACGTGGCCGACGCCGCGGGCACGCCGGTGGCCGCCATCGGCTCGCTCGCTCTGCGCCCGGCCGCCGCAGCGTCCGCGAGCGACCGTGACGGCCTGTACGTGCCGTCGTGGGAGGCGCTGGCCGGGCTGCCCGCCGCCGGTGACACGGAGACCTGGGCGGTGCTCGGCGAGTTCGCCGACGAGGCGCTGCGCGGCATCGTCGACCGGGGATACGCCGACCGGACCGCTCTCGCCACCGCCCTGGACGAGGGCGAGGAGGCGCCGGAGGTCATCCTGCTGCCCGTCGCGGCGGGCCGCGCCGACGAGACGCCGGACCCGGCGGCCGTCCGCGAGTCCCTGCGCCACGTCCTGACATCCGCTCAGCTGGTCCTGTCCGACGACCGGCTCTCCACGACCCGCCTGGTGGCGATCACGCGCGGCGCCGTCGCCGTGGACGGCGAGCAGCCGACCGCACGGCTCGGCCTGCGCGCCGTGTGGGGTCTGCTGCGGTCGGCGTACGCCGAGCACCCGGGCCGCTTCGCGCTGCTCGACGAGGACGGCACGGCGGGCTCCCGCGCCGCGCTCACGGCCGCGGTCGCGGCAGCGGCCGATGAGCCGCAGCTGGCGCTGCGCGGCGGCACCGCCTACCGCCCGGCCCTGACCACGTCGGCGCCCGGCGGCACGCTGCGCCCGCCGCGAGACGAGCCGAACTGGTATCTGGACTACGTCGGCAAGTCGTCCTTCGCGAACCTGTCGTTCGAGCCGTGGCCGGAGGTCGCCGAGCCGCTGGAGGAGGGCCAGATCCGGCTGCGTCTGCGCGCGGCCGGGCTGAACTTCCGCGAGGCGCTGCTCGCGCTCGGCGTCATCCACGCCTCCGTCGACGTGAACGCGTCCGGCAGCGGCGGCGGCGGTGAGGGCGCGGGGGTCGTCGTCGAAGTCGGCCCCGGCGTCACGGGCCTGAAGCCCGGCGACCGCGTGATGGGGCTCATCAACGGCGTCGGCCCCAACACGGTCACCGATCACCGTCTGGTGTGCCGGATCCCCGACGGCTGGTCGTTCCAGCAGGCCGCCGCGGTCCCGGTGACCTATCTGACCGCGTACTACGGCCTGGTGGACCTGGCGCGTCTCGGCCGGGGCGAGTCGGTGCTCATCCACGCGGGCGCCGGCGGCGTCGGCACTGCGGCCGTCCAGATCGCCCGGCACCTGGGCGCCACGGTCTATGCGACGGCGAGCCGGGGCAAGTGGGACGCGCTGCGCGCCGCGGGCGTGGCCGACGAGCGCATCGCCTCCTCCCGGACGCTCGACTTCGAGCGGTCGTTCCTGGCGGCCTCCGGCGGCAAGGGCGTCGACGTCGTCCTGAACTCGCTCGCCGGTGAGTTCGCCGACGCGTCGCTGCGGCTGCTTCCGCGCGGCGGCCGGTTCCTGGAGATGGGCAAGACCGACCGGCGCGAGCCGGCCGAGGTGACCGCGCGGCACCCGGGCGTGGACTATCGCGCGTACGACGTGCGCGAGCCAGGCCCCGACCGCATCCAGGGGATGCTCCAGGAGCTTCTGGACCTGTTCGAGCAGGGCGGCCTGCAGGCTCCGCCGATCTCGGTGTGGGACATCCGCCGCGCCCCGGAGGCGTTCCGGTACCTGAGCGAGGCCCGGCACATCGGCAAGGTCGTCCTCGCCCTGGCCGACGCGGACGAGCCGTGGGACACCACGCGCGCCGCCCTGATCACCGGCGGGCTCGGCTGGCTCGGCCGGCTCGTCGCCCGGCATCTGGTGGCCGAGCACGGCGTGCGCAGCCTGGTCCTGATGGGCCGGGGCGCGCCGCAGGAGGACGCGCGGCGGGACATCGACGAGCTGCGCGCGCAGGGCGTGGACGTGCACGTCGTGGCCTGCGACGCGGCGGACCGGGACGCGCTCGCCGCGGCCCTGGACGGCCTGGCGGCGGACGGCGTGCGGCTCGGCAGCGTCGTGCACGCGGCCGGGGTCCTGGACGACGGCATCCTCGCGGACCTGACGCCGGAGAGCCTCGACCGGTCGCTGCGCCCGAAGGTGGATGCGGCGCTCAATCTGCACGAGCTCACCGAGCACCTGGGCCTGGACGCGTTCGTGCTGTTCTCCTCGCTCGCCGGGACCATGGGCTCGGCCGCGCAGGGCGGCTACGCCGCGGGCAACGCCTTCCTCGACGGCCTGGTCGAGTACCGGCGCTCGGTCGGCAGGCCCGGCGTCTCCATCGCGTGGGGCCTGTGGGAGGGCGTCGGCGGCATGGGCTCCGGGCTCACCGAGACCGACATCACGCGCATGGGCCGTATCGGTGTGGCGCCGCTGACGTCCGAGCAGGGCATCGCGCTGCTCGACGCGTCGGTGCGCCGGGACAGCGCGGTGACCGTGGCCGCCGCGTGGAATCTTCAGGGCCTGCGCGCCTCGGTCGCGAGCGGCAGCCCCGTCCCGCCGCTGCTGAAGAACCTGGTGCCCGCGCCGGCCGCCGCCAACGCGGCCCCGGCAGCGGCGGACCGGGCAGCGGCGGACCCGGCCCCCGCGCAGGGCCCGGCGACCGGTGACCGGCTCCTGGACACCGTCCTGGGTGAGGTCGCGGCCGTCCTCGGCCACGCCTCGGGCGCGGTCGTCGACCCGCACGGCCCCTTCAACCAGATCGGCTTCGACTCGCTGACCGCGGTGGAGCTGCGCAACCGGCTCGGCGCCACGACCGGCGTCAAGCTGCCCGCCACGTTCATCTACGACTGGCCGACCCCGGCGGAGCTCGTGGAGCACCTGAAGGCGGAGCAGGGATACGTTGAAGGAGCCGACGGCGCCGACGGCTCGGAGGCGAACGACGCCCAGGCCCTCCTGGACGAACTCACCGAGCTGGAGACGGTGTTCGCCGGCACCCGGCTCAGCGACACGGTGCGCGCCGCCGTGTCCGACCGGCTCGGCGTGCTCCTCGCCAAGCTGGGTTCCTGACCGAGAAACGAACGGATTCCCCAGGTCATGACCGACAATCAGGCCGCCGCGGCGGCCACCGGTTCGACCCGGCCGGGCGGCGCCTCCCAGGGGGGCGCCGTCCGGCGGCCGGGTCAGTGGATACGTACGTTCCACCCGCGCCCCGGCAGCCGGGCCCGCCTGCTGTGCTTCCCGCACGCGGGCGGCCCCGCGATGGCGTTCACGTCGCTGTCCGCGGCGCTGCCCGAGGACGTCGAGCTGCTCGCCGTGCAGTACCCGGGGCGGCAGGACCGCAGGTCCGAGCCGTTCGCGGAGAGCGTCACGGCGCTTGCCCGGGGCGCGGTGGAGGCGCTGCGGGCGCAGGGCCACGACGACAAGCCGCTGTTCGTGCTGGGCCACAGCATGGGCTCCATCGTCGCCTTCGAGGCGACCCGCATCCTGGAGGCGGAGGCCCCGAAGAGCGCAGGGCCCGCGGTGGTCCGCCTGTTCGCCTCCGCCGCCGCGCCGCCCTCGGCCCGCTGGCACAGGAGCGGTGACGGCGAGGAGAGCGACGAGGCCGTCGTGAAGCACGTGCGGTGGCTCGGCGGCGTACCGGAGGCGCTCCTCGACGACGCGGAGACCGTCCGGGAGATGGTGCGTCTGCTGCGCGGCGACAACGAGGCGCTGCGCGGCTACCACTGCGCGGCCGGCGCCGCCGTGGCGGCGCCGCTGACGGCGCTGCTCGCCGACGACGACCCGAAGAACAGTGCGGAGGAGACGGGGGGCTGGGCCCGCCACACCACGGGCGAGTTCGCCGTGGAGACGACGCCCGGCGGCCACTTCTCGCTGACCGAGCGCGACTCCCCGGCCGTTGCGGTGCTCACCCGCCGCCTCCGCGAGGACCTGCACCGGCTCGCGACGGCGGCCGGCGGCGACGAACAGGCAGGCAGCGCATGACCGAAGCAGCGGGCGCGCCCCGCGCCCCCCGCGCCGAACTGGTGCGGCAGATCTATCTGGCCGGGATGGCGGGCGGCAAGCCCAAGCTGTCCACGGACCTGACGAGCCTTCAGGAGGCGGCGCGCGCGGTCCTCGAACCCCGCGCGTACGCGTACATCGCCGGTGACGCGGGCACCGGTGCGACGGGCCGCCGCAACCGCGCGGCGTTCGACCGCTGGCAGCTCGTGCCGCGCATGTGGCGGGGCGTCAGCGAGCGCGACCTGTCGGTGTCGGTGCTCGGACGGCGCCTTCCGGTACCGGTGCTGCTCGCGCCGGTGGCCGCGCAGACGGTGGCGCACCCCGAGGGCGAGCTGGCCTCGGTCCGGGCCGCCGCGGAGGTGGGTGTGCCGTTCGTGCTGTCCTGCTTCTCCTCGCACTCCATGGAGGACGTGGCGAAGGAGGCCGGGCCGGAGGCCCGCTGGTTCCAGCTGTACTGGCCGAACGACCGCGACGTCGCCGAGTCCCTCG
Coding sequences within it:
- a CDS encoding thioesterase II family protein, with protein sequence MTDNQAAAAATGSTRPGGASQGGAVRRPGQWIRTFHPRPGSRARLLCFPHAGGPAMAFTSLSAALPEDVELLAVQYPGRQDRRSEPFAESVTALARGAVEALRAQGHDDKPLFVLGHSMGSIVAFEATRILEAEAPKSAGPAVVRLFASAAAPPSARWHRSGDGEESDEAVVKHVRWLGGVPEALLDDAETVREMVRLLRGDNEALRGYHCAAGAAVAAPLTALLADDDPKNSAEETGGWARHTTGEFAVETTPGGHFSLTERDSPAVAVLTRRLREDLHRLATAAGGDEQAGSA